The following coding sequences are from one Diospyros lotus cultivar Yz01 chromosome 7, ASM1463336v1, whole genome shotgun sequence window:
- the LOC127806480 gene encoding origin of replication complex subunit 6 → MDISDIAKKLGLSQSKHVIGKAGELRRLSEIQFDCSAIGIGEICKAVICLEIAAARFEVPFERQNAIKLSGMSEKAYNRSFNAMQNGLGVKNKLDVRELAIQFGCVRLIPLVQKGFSLYRDRFLKSLPASRRASADFSRPVFTAVAFYLCAKKHKLKVDKLRLIEVCGTSESEFSNVSTSMKDLCHDVFGIEKEKKDPRTVKGNRDLLDVLPEKRASEDGGYLSDDGNMSSYKKRKIHEKHDYEDWKSAVMKSNGHGKAKVPDKRTKQAKLDFLKEVPETHKVEAI, encoded by the exons ATGGACATCTCCGACATTGCGAAGAAGCTCGGGCTCTCACAGTCGAAGCACGTCATCGGAAAGGCAGGCGAACTCCGCCGCCTCTCCGAGATCCAATTTGACTGCTCCGCCATCGGCATC GGGGAGATTTGTAAGGCCGTAATCTGCTTGGAAATCGCTGCTGCAAG GTTTGAGGTTCCGTTTGAGCGGCAGAATGCGATAAAGTTGAGCGGAATGTCTGAGAAAGCCTACAATCGGTCCTTCAACGCAATGCAGAATGGCCTAGGCGTCAA GAACAAGCTTGATGTCCGAGAACTGGCTATTCAGTTTGGATGCGTTCGGCTCATTCCTCTCGTCCAGAAAGGGTTTTCACT GTACAGGGACCGATTCCTTAAGTCATTGCCCGCTTCTCGCCGTGCCAGTGCTGATTTTTCTCGGCCTGTATTCACTGCCGTGGCATTCTATTTGTGTGCCAAGAAGCATAAG CTGAAAGTTGACAAGCTTAGGTTAATTGAGGTCTGTGGTACATCGGAATCTGAGTTTTCCAAT GTGTCCACCTCCATGAAGGACCTTTGCCATGATGTGTTTGggatagaaaaggaaaagaaggatcCAAGGACTGTGAAAGGGAACAGAG ACTTGCTGGATGTGTTACCAGAAAAAAGGGCATCTGAGGATGGCGGttatttatctgatgatggaaatATG TCGAGTTACAAGAAGCGTAAAATCCATGAGAAACATGATTATGAGGACTGGAAATCTGCTGTTATGAAGTCCAATGGCCATGGCAAGGCAAAAG TTCCTGACAAGAGGACCAAGCAAGCAAAACTTGATTTTCTGAAAGAAGTTCCTGAAACCCACAAGGTTGAGGCTATTTGA